The sequence below is a genomic window from Cobetia sp. cqz5-12.
GCGAAGAAGGGCAGCCGTTGCGGATCATTGGTCACGGCGCCGTCTTCAACAAGCGCAGCGAAATGATCATGGGCATGTTCAAGGAGCAGATCGCCCCCGGCGCGTTCGACAACGTGCTGGGCGATGACGTGCGCGCCCTGTTCAACCATGACCCCAACTTCGTGCTCGGCCGCACCCTCAGCAACACGCTGTCGCTGTCCGTGGATGAAGAGGGCCTGCGTTATGAGATCGACCCACCCGACACCCAGTCGGTGCGTGATCTGGTCATGGCGCCGCTGGCACGGGGCGACATCACCGGCTCCAGCTTCGCCTTCCGAGTCGCCCCCGATGGTGACGAGTGGGGCGAGGACGAGCACGGCGTCATCGTGCGCACCATCCACCGATTCAGCCGCCTGCTGGATGTGTCCCCCGTGACCTATCCGGCCTACCCCGATGCGGGCGCCGCCAAGCGGTCGCTCCAAGCCCGTTGCGATGAACTCCGAGAGATCACGCAGCGTGCCGTCAATCAGCGCCGCGCCCGCGAGCGCTTCCTTGAACTCATCAATGCCTGAGCCCGTGGAGGCTACATGAAACTCTCTGAACTGAAGCAGAAGTACGCGGCCATCGCCAAGGACATGCGCAAGATGCATGAAGATACCGGCGACACCGAATGGAAGGATGAGCAGCGCAGCCAGTGGCAGTCCATGAAGAGCGAGCTGGATGGCCTGCAGGACAAGATCGATCGCGAAGAAGCCCTGCGCGATGCGGACCAGCGTTTCGTGCGTGACAACGAAGAGGAGCTGCGCGGCCAGTCTCAGACGCCGGAAGCTGGGCAGTCCCAGGGCCCGAGCGTGGATGAGCAGCGTGCCGCGGCCTTCGATGCCTTCGTGCGTGAAGGCATGGGCAACATGAGCAAAGAGCAGCGCGCGATCATGCGTGAGATGCGAGCTCAGGCAGCGGGCGAGAATGACAAGGGCGGCTACACCGTCCCGACCACCATGCTCAACCGCATCCATGAGTCCATGCAGGACTATGGCGGGCTGGCCTCGGTCGCCCAGATCCTGACTACCTCCGATGGCGCCACCATCGAATGGCCGGTGTCTGACGGTACCGGGGAAGAGGGCGAGCTGCTGGGCGAGAACACCGCCGCCAGTGAGCAGGATGTCACCTTCGGCATGCAGCACCTCGGCGCGAAGAAGCTGAGCTCCAAGGTCATCCGTGTCTCCAACGAGCTGCTGCAGGACTCGGCCTTCGACATCGAGGGCTTCCTGGCCTCGCGCATCGGTTCCCGTATCGGTCGCGCCGAAGCCAAGCTCCTGGTGAGCGGTACCGGTGCCGGCACTCCCCAGCAGCCCAAGGGCCTCGCCACCTCGGTCACTGGCACCGTGGCGGCAGCCGCTGCGGCCAGCCTGAACTGGAAGGACATCACCAAGCTGATCCACAGCATTGATCCGGCGTACCGTCGCGCGGCGAACTTCCGTCTGGGCTTCAACGACAACACCCTGCAGAAGATCACCGAGATGGAAGATGGCCAGGGTCGTCCGCTGTGGCTGCCGGCTGTCGCGGGCCTGGCGCCATCCACGGTACTCGGTCAGTCCTACTTCATTGACCAGGGCTTCGAAGACATGGCCGCGAGCAAGAAATTCATGTTCGCCGGTGACTTCCAGCAGTTCGTGATTCGCCGCATCAACTACATGACGCTCAAGCGCCTGGTCGAACGCTATGCCGAGTTCGACCAGACGGCCTTCCTCGCCTTCCATCGCTTCGATTGCGTGCTGCAGGACACTGCCGCCATCAAGGCGCTGACCGGCAAGGCGGCCTGATCCTCACCCACCACCTGACACAAGGGCCGCCATCGCGCGGCCCTTGCCTGTTGGGGCCAACCCAATGAGGCATGTCGATGCTCGAGCTGGACATCATCAAGTTGCACGTCCGGCTGGAGCCGGACTTCTCCGAGGACGATCAGCTCCTCGAGACCTATTCCAATGCGGCCCGTCGCGTCATTGAAGGACGCACGGGGCGCACGCTGTATGAAACCCACGACGCCATCCCGGCAGAAGGGGATGAGCACGCGCTGGTCATCGATGACGACATCACCACCGCGATGCTGCTGCTGATCGGCCACTGGTACGAGACCCGTGAAGCCGTGGTCATCGGCACCATTACCTCAGAGGTTCCCATGGCTGTGGGCGCCCTGGTCGATCACTACACCCATTACCACTTCGCATGAGGTGACTATGCGCGCCGGACAGCTTCGTCATCGCGTCACCCTGCTGGGTGGTCGCACCGGGCACCCGCCCAGCTGGCCCACCTTGCGTGAGGTCTGGGCCGAATTCGTGGAGCCCAAGAGTGCCGGGCGAGAAGAGCAGGCGGGCATCCGCGCCCCATCTTCCACGCTGGTGCGCATGCGGCCCCGCGATGAGTTGGCAGCAGGCCAGATCATCCGCCGCCGCGATGGGGTGCTGTTCATCATCGAATCCCTCGACCCGGCACGCAGCATGGTCGAGATTGCCGCGCGTCGCCTGCAAGGCGTGGTGGCCGAGTATGAGCCGATGAGGGGTGAGGCCTATCCCATTCAGGCATGGCTGCACCGGCAGAACGTCTTCATCGGCCAGGCCAATGAGGCCCGCAACGTGGTCGAGGTGCTGCAGCCGGAGCTGCGCTGGCCGTGGCCAGAGCCCGGCGACAGGATCCACATCGCCGGCCTGGCGCTTGAGATCGAAGGCATCGTGGAAGGCAGCGATGACGGCATCAGCGTGCAGCTGTTCACCATCCCTCGCTGACAGGAGGCTGCATGGCGCGCAAGCGTGGCAAGAATTCACGGCTGCCCAATGGCGTGGCCATCGAGGGGCTGACCGAAAGCCTGGCGGAGTTCAAAGCGCTACCCGCGGCCACTCGCCGCGCGATGACCTCGGCCATCAATGAGCAGGCATCCGCGACCCGCAAGCAGCTCATCGACGACATCAGCACCGATGGCAAGGTCAGGCCGACGGCGGTGCGCTCGCGCATCACGGTCGAGAAGGCCAGCAAGGACCAGCCTAGCGCCAGCCTCACACTCAGCCGCTCGCCTGTGCCCTTCAAGTTCTGGCAGTACCGCACCGAGGTGGAGGATGGCGCCGGTACCCGCGCCAGTATCTGGATTCGCAAGGGCGGCCAGCGCATGCGGGTCTATGGCTTCGTCAATCCCAAGGGGGGCAGCAAGACACCGCTGGTTCGCTACCGCAAGGGCAGCCAGCGTCGCCTCAACCGTGCCAACGGCTGGACCCTCAAGAACCACTGGAATCATCAGGTGAATGGCGAGCTGCGCAAGCAGGTCGCCTTCGACCTCCAGCAACGCTTCCTCGCTCGCCTCGCCAAGGAGAGAGCCACATGACGCCCATCACCCGCGTGATCGATGCCTTCGTGGCACAACTGGCGTCCATCTCGACGGCCAATGGCCATGCCACCGACATCGCGCATATCGAGACCGAGGCCATCCAGATCAACCTGCGCTCGGAGACCCCGCTGCCACTGCTGCATGTCCGTCGTCTGACCAGCAACGTGGAGGCCCGTGCCGGGCGGGGGACGCGCAAGGAATCGATCAGCCTTCAGATCGAGGCCTATCTCGACCTCAAGACCCATGGGCGTGCCGGTCAGGATGCGCTGCTCAATGATCTTTACAACGCCATCTATCCGGAGAGCCAGGTACTGCTGGATGGGCTGGCGGTCGCCATCACGACTGGTGAAGCCGAACTGGATGATGCGGAGCTGGGCAGCCGCATTCTTCCCATCTATCTGCCCGTGACCATCACCTACACCCGCACGAGGTAACTCATGGCTGACTTCAAAGACACAGGCCTGATCATGTCTGGCGACATCTTCATGGCCGAGGTGGATGCCGACGGCAAGTTCGGCGCCCTGAATGGCCCGATGAACGTGCCGTCCCTGAGCATCACGCCGACCAGCGTGAACCGCATTTCCCGCCCTTCCTTCCAGAAGGACAACTACGGCCAGGCGCTGGATGCCGTCAACCTGCCCAGCGATTCGGCCAGTGTCACCATCCAGTTCGATTCCATGCCGGCCGCCATGCTGGCAGAAACGCTCGGTGGCACGGCAGAGCTGGCGGATGCCGAAGCTGATAGCGTGACCGGCGAGGTGCTGACCCTGACGGAAGGGGCCTGGGCGGCGCTGCCGCATTCCTCGCTGGCCGCGGGCAGTGTCGTGGTCACCAAGGACGCTACCGATGTCACTGCTGACTGCGACATCAACCTGAGTGCCGGCCTGATCAAGGCACGCACTGCTTCCGCGGCAGGCGATGTCACCGTGGATTACGACACCGAGGCGGTCACCGGCCATCGCGTGATGGGGGACACCGAGATCTCCAAGCCGCGTTACATCCTGGTGGATGGCATCAACCTGGCCACCGGCAAGCGTACCCGGGTCGAGATCTTCCGAGCCGTGCTGTCGGCGGATCAGGCCACCGAACTGATGGGCACCGAGTTCATCACCGGGCAGCTGTCCGGCTCGCTGGTGGTGCCGCCGGGCAAGGGCGCCGCCTACACCGCCACCATGTACAGCTAACGGGAGCGAGCCATGACCGACAAGACTGCTACGGGCAAGACTGGCACTGAGGCAAAGCCCACCGACTCGGTGAGCGTCAAGCTCAGGAAGGCGCACCGCCACGGCGGCAAGGAGTATGCCGCCGGCGACGCCCTCACACTCGAGGTGCGCCAGCTGGATCGACTGAAGAAGGCGGGCAAGGTCTGAGCCTGCCTGCTGTGAGTTGCACCACCTAGCCCGCCATCTGGCGGGCTTTTTCATGTCCGGAGCACGACACGATGGCCAATCAAAGTGACATTCAGCTGCGCATTCAGGCCGCGGTCGATGGGCTGCAAGACATCGGCAAGCTGATGAGCGAGCTGGACAATCTCGGGCAGGACAGCAGCGAGGCCTCAGCCGAGGTCGAGCGCCTGTCTGAAGAGATGTCGGCCATCGGCCAGCAACAGAAGCTGGTCACCCAGATCAACAAGGTCGCGGCGGTCGTGGATGACGCCGGGACTGCCATGCGCGAAGCCGTGGACAAGGCCGATGACTTGCAGGCCGCGTATGAGAATTCCGCCAATGGCGCCGATTCGCTGCGGCTGGCGACACAGCGGGCTGCTCAAGAGGCGGACGACGCCAAGGCGGCGCATGTCGCCCAGACTCAGACGCTGACCCAGCTGCAGACCAGCTACAAGGGCGCCCAGACCGCCACCACTGCCGCCCGTCAGGCATGGCGTGATGCCGCACAGCGTGTGCGTGACCTCAAGTCCGAGATCGGCCGGAGCGCCAACGCCACCGACGAGCAGCGCCAGGCATTGTCGCGGGCCAGTGGTGCCGTGGAGCAGGCGAAAGACGCCTACGATGCCCAGGCACAAAGCCTCAGCAGTCTGCGTGATGAGCTGCAGCAGCAGCGTGAAGCGACGGATGAGGCCAAGGAGGAGTGGCAGAGCGCCAGCGCCAGTGCGGCCCAGCTGACTGCCGAGCTCAAGCCGGTCGAGCGCGAACTGAAGCAGCAGGAAAAGGCCCTCAACAAGGCCCGCGCGGCAGCCGACAAGGCGACCGCCGGTCATGAGGCTCAGGCCAAGAAGCTGACGCGCCTAAAGCAGGATGCCCACGCTGCGGGTGTGGATATCGATAACCTGGCCGATGAAGAACAGCGCCTGGCCCGCCAATCCCGTGAGCTGGAAGACGACGTGACCTCGCTGGCATCCGGCTTGCGTGAGACCGCCGCGGCCGCCCGCGAATCCGGTGAGGCAGCCGAGCGCAGCGAAAGCCGCTTCAAGAAAGCGGGTGCCTCACTCAAACAGTGGGCTGCCGGTGCTGCCGCCGCCACGGTGGCAGGGGCAGGGCTGGCCGTCGGCTGGGCCACGCGCTACACCGCTCAGCAGGCCGAGATGGCCCAGCAGCTGGATATCACGTCGCGCTCGCTGGGTATCTCCACTCAGGCGCTGCAGGGCTATCAGTACGCCTTTCAGCGTGCCGGTATCGATGCCGACAAGACCGGCAATATCTTCAAGGACACTGCCGACAAGATCGGTGACGCCTACCAGAACGGCGGCGGTGAGGCGCAGGACGCCCTCGATGCTCTGGGCATCAAGGCCGAGGAGCTGATCGAGCTGGCGCCAGACGAGATGATGTTGCGCCTGGCCGATGCCATGAAGGATCTGCCCCAGGCAGCTCAGGTCAACCTGCTGGAATCGCTGGCAGACGATGCCACACGCCTGCAGCCACTGCTTGCCAATAATGCCGCTGAACTCCGAGCGCTGATGGAAGAGGCCAGCGAGGTGGGGCTGATCATGTCCTCCGAGCAGATCGCCAATCTGCAAGCGACCAATGCCGCCATCACCCGCCTGCAAGGCCGGCTACAAGGGTTGAGCAATCGCCTGATGGGCGAGCTGTCACCGGCGGTCAATCAGGTGTCTGCCGACTTCGAGCAGGCACTGGCGGAAAACCCCGGGCTGCTGGATGACCTCGCCACGGCCATCGGGGGTGTGATTCGCACCGGCGGAGAGTGGGCGCGCAGTTTCATTGAGCATCGAGAGCAGATCGGCGGTGCCATGCAGTCGATCATTGATACCGGGCAATTCCTCGGCAACTCCCTCACGGCGGTTTTCCGTGGTGTGCAATCTGTTGTCGCGGGGTTGGTTGCTGCGGTCGCGGCAGCTTCCACCTGGGTGCTGGAGTTGACGGCTACCTCGGTCAGGGCGCTGGAGATGGTGGGGCTGGCATCCGAGGCACAGGTGGCGCAGGCCAAGGCGCGGGCCGTGGCTGCCCGTGCCACCTTGAATGACTTGAACGCGGATGCAGTGCGCTATGCCCAGCAAGCTGCTGCCGCTGCCAAGGATGCCTTCAACGCCTTCGACAACAGCGATTCAGCCGCGCAGAAGGCTGCCAAGTCTGCTGCCAAGCAGGCCGCTGCCTCTGAGGCTGCGGCCATTGCCGCCAAGAAGCAGGCCGAGGAGGAAGAGAAGGGCGCCAAGCAGGCAGCGGATGCGGCCGCCAAACGCCAGAAGGCACTGGAAAACGCCGCCACTTCTCTCGGCACCTCGCTGGGCGAGCTGTCCAGTGGTATTGCGGACAGCGAGCAGGAAGCCCTCGATGCTTTCGCCACGCTGGCGGCCAGTGGTGAATTGAGTGCGGCGCAGCTAGCGACGGCCTTCGAGAAGGCGCAGGACAAGATCAAGTCTGACAAGGGGATCGCCGCCCTCAAGGATCAGGTCGATGGGCTGGTGAATGACGGCGTGAGCGGCGCGGATTCTCTCGCGACCAAGTGGAAGTCTGCTGGTGCCCGCCTGGCCAAGGATATGGGCACCACCCTGGAAGAGATCCGCACCGGTGTGACCGAGGCGGAACGCTCGGCCATTGATGCCTTCACCAAGATCGCCTCTACCGGCGAGCTGTCCGCCAAGGAGCTGAGCCGTGCCTATGTCGGCGCCAAGGAGCAGATCAGCTCTGACGAGGGCATCAAGGCCTTCGGCGCGGTTCTCGATGGGCTGGTCAAGGATGGTGTGACCGGGGCTCGCACGCTCAAGGCGCAGTGGATCGAGGCGCAGGAAGCCACGGCCAAGGCAGCCCGGGACACGGGAGACAAGGCGCAGCAGGCCTCTGCCGACACGGCCAAGACGGTGGAGGCCTCTGTCACGCGCAGTGCCCAGACCATTGCCCAGCTGATGAGCAATGCCCTGCACGAGACAGAAGAGCAGATGCGGTCACTCAGTGACGCCGCCTATCAGGCCTTCGCGACTGACTGGGGCATCGATATCCAGGCCGAGGGTATCGAGGGCATGCAGGACCGCATTGGCGAGTTGGATCATGAAATCGGTGATCTTCGCGATAACCTCGCCACCCGTCTCGACTCCACCGGCTTCACGGCCTGGATGACGGACCTCGCCACTACGTCACGTCAGACCGAGATCGCCTTCCTCGAGCAGAAGATCGCCGTGGAATCGCTGACCGATCAGATCGAGGCAGGGCGGGCGCCAGCCAGCGCACTCTCACAGGACATGGACGATCTCTCACGCCGCTTCGACCTGCTCGATGAGTCGGATCTTTCCGGCCTCGAAAGCGCCATCCAGTCGGTGCGCAGTCAGGTCGAGTCGCTGTCAGACAGCGTGAGTGACACCTTGGCCAGTCTGCGCTCTGAGCTCGCCAGCCTTCAGGGCGATAGCGCCCAGGTGGAGGCGTTGCGGTATCAGCAGCAACAGGCTGAGCTTCAGGAGGCGCTCAACGCCGCCCGGACATTGGGCGATGCTCAGACCATCAGCGCGGCGCAGGAGTCGCTGCGTCTGGCGGAACGCGCCCATGATCTTCGCCTTGAAGATATCCGCGCCCAGTCCGAGCAGGAGAAGCAGCAGGCCTTGGCTGATGAGGCTGAGCGTCAGCGCAACGTGCAGGAGGCCGAGGTCACCCAGCGCGAGAACAACCGTGACGCCCAGAACCGTACCAGCCAGCTCACCCAGTCGGTGCAGGCCCAGCGCCGCGTGGCGGTAGACCTTAACATCGGTAACGAGACCGTCACCCTCAACGGGGTGGACGAGCGCGAGGCCGATGCCTTCCTTGACCGATTGACCCAAGCCTCACGCACGACTGCCCGCCGCTGATGGCGGGCGTTTCATTTCCATCGCGAGAAAGTCACGAGAACACACCATGGCGATCACCCTTGAGGGCATTGTGCTGCCCGATGACATCCAGTGGACCGATGAGCTGGTGTCCCACAGCGTCGGCCAGGTGCAGACGCCCACGCTGACCGGGGCACTCATCATCGAGGAATCCGCGCAGGCGGCAGGGCGCCCCATCACCCTCGCCAGTGGCAACGGGGCCTGGGTAACCCGTGCCACCGCGTTGGCCCTCACTGAGCTGGCGGCCACGCCACGGCCTGACGGCACGCCCATGACGCTCATCTGGGGCGATGGTCAAACCTTCGATTGCGTGTTCGATCGTGCCAGTGGTGAGGCGGTCACGGCCACCGAGGTCTATCGCCTCGCCGCTGGCGGCCAGGGGCCGGATCACCCCTACACCATCACCCTGCGCCTGATCACCGCCTGATTCTCACCTTCCTGCTGGAGCCAGCCACATGGCCGACGACACGATTCACAGCGGCGACATCCGCATCCTGCAGTCCGAGCGCATGACCGACAACGCCGATGGTGGTGGCCGACTGACTGGCCGTCCCGTGACCGATGGCGCGAGCAACGAGATCTTCGATGACATCTCCGACCTCGATCGCGCGGCGGGGCGTACCTCGCTGCGCAAGGTCGGGGCCGGCGTGTTGACCGACAACACTGCCCAGTATTTCGGCGCTCACGCGATCATCGATCAGGTGCCATCCGACCCGAACGTCAGCGTGGTGATGTTCGATACCGGCTCCCCCTCGGATGAGCGGGAGGCCGCGCGTGACCATGTGGAAAGCTATGTCACCGCCGGCGTCAATTCACGCATGACACTGCTGGGCGATCAGCTCGCCGGTCAGCGCAGCCTCACCGCGTTTCAGATGACCGAGGCCCCATTGCCGGACCTGGGCGATGTGCTGGCGCTGATCACCGAGCAAGGTGACTTCGCCGGCGAGGTGCAGTACGTGCGTATCACTGAAATCGATCACGAGATCCGCACCTTCGAGTATCTGAATGGCAGCAACGTGCAGACGTTCGAGCGCCGCGTGCTGACCCTGGGGATCTCGACCTCACTACGTCATCGCGTCTATGGCGTGCAGCCCAAG
It includes:
- a CDS encoding HK97 family phage prohead protease, which gives rise to MSETEKRALTCEVRAEAGEEGQPLRIIGHGAVFNKRSEMIMGMFKEQIAPGAFDNVLGDDVRALFNHDPNFVLGRTLSNTLSLSVDEEGLRYEIDPPDTQSVRDLVMAPLARGDITGSSFAFRVAPDGDEWGEDEHGVIVRTIHRFSRLLDVSPVTYPAYPDAGAAKRSLQARCDELREITQRAVNQRRARERFLELINA
- a CDS encoding phage major capsid protein, translated to MKLSELKQKYAAIAKDMRKMHEDTGDTEWKDEQRSQWQSMKSELDGLQDKIDREEALRDADQRFVRDNEEELRGQSQTPEAGQSQGPSVDEQRAAAFDAFVREGMGNMSKEQRAIMREMRAQAAGENDKGGYTVPTTMLNRIHESMQDYGGLASVAQILTTSDGATIEWPVSDGTGEEGELLGENTAASEQDVTFGMQHLGAKKLSSKVIRVSNELLQDSAFDIEGFLASRIGSRIGRAEAKLLVSGTGAGTPQQPKGLATSVTGTVAAAAAASLNWKDITKLIHSIDPAYRRAANFRLGFNDNTLQKITEMEDGQGRPLWLPAVAGLAPSTVLGQSYFIDQGFEDMAASKKFMFAGDFQQFVIRRINYMTLKRLVERYAEFDQTAFLAFHRFDCVLQDTAAIKALTGKAA
- a CDS encoding head-tail connector protein yields the protein MLELDIIKLHVRLEPDFSEDDQLLETYSNAARRVIEGRTGRTLYETHDAIPAEGDEHALVIDDDITTAMLLLIGHWYETREAVVIGTITSEVPMAVGALVDHYTHYHFA
- a CDS encoding phage head completion protein, encoding MRAGQLRHRVTLLGGRTGHPPSWPTLREVWAEFVEPKSAGREEQAGIRAPSSTLVRMRPRDELAAGQIIRRRDGVLFIIESLDPARSMVEIAARRLQGVVAEYEPMRGEAYPIQAWLHRQNVFIGQANEARNVVEVLQPELRWPWPEPGDRIHIAGLALEIEGIVEGSDDGISVQLFTIPR
- a CDS encoding DUF7210 family protein; this encodes MTDKTATGKTGTEAKPTDSVSVKLRKAHRHGGKEYAAGDALTLEVRQLDRLKKAGKV